In Curtobacterium sp. TC1, the following proteins share a genomic window:
- a CDS encoding HNH endonuclease family protein, with amino-acid sequence MTSRRRRRTRISLTSVLVVLALAVGGYALDATGVLGPDADAAAGPTAVATATVGTDSGAPEPSRASSPTVSSSTDTDAADARALLATLPVKGKAAGTGYDRTGEFGSAWIDVDHNGCDTRNDVLARDLSRIVRQGPCKVVTGTLVSPYTGATIDFVRGNTTSTLVQIDHVVALENAWRTGAQQLSQSEREALANDPSNLFAVDGRSNSQKRSGDAATWLPANTAFRCTYIEHQVTVKAKYRLWVAPAERAAMVRVLDAC; translated from the coding sequence ATGACGTCCCGCCGACGCCGCCGTACCCGCATCAGCCTCACCTCCGTCCTCGTCGTCCTGGCCCTCGCGGTCGGTGGCTACGCGCTCGACGCCACCGGCGTCCTCGGACCGGATGCCGACGCGGCCGCCGGTCCCACGGCAGTCGCCACGGCCACCGTCGGCACGGACAGCGGCGCACCGGAGCCGAGCCGCGCCTCCAGTCCGACCGTCAGCTCGTCGACCGACACCGACGCTGCGGACGCCCGCGCGCTCCTCGCCACGCTGCCCGTCAAGGGCAAGGCCGCCGGCACCGGGTACGACCGCACCGGTGAGTTCGGCAGCGCGTGGATCGACGTCGACCACAACGGCTGCGACACCCGGAACGACGTGCTCGCGCGCGATCTCAGCCGCATCGTCCGCCAGGGTCCGTGCAAGGTGGTGACCGGCACGCTCGTGTCGCCGTACACCGGGGCGACGATCGACTTCGTGCGCGGGAACACGACCTCGACCCTCGTGCAGATCGACCACGTCGTCGCGCTCGAGAACGCCTGGCGCACCGGCGCGCAGCAGCTGAGCCAGTCGGAGCGGGAGGCCCTGGCGAACGACCCGTCGAACCTGTTCGCCGTCGACGGCCGGTCGAACTCCCAGAAGCGCTCGGGTGACGCCGCGACCTGGCTGCCCGCGAACACGGCCTTCCGCTGCACCTACATCGAGCACCAGGTCACGGTGAAGGCGAAGTACCGCCTGTGGGTGGCTCCGGCAGAGCGGGCCGCGATGGTTCGGGTGCTGGACGCCTGCTGA
- a CDS encoding SseB family protein yields MSTNETNGSAFGRGVDKAPPTAAAELRRRMAASPAGFLRSAAWVPWKPAGGPEAGSVAHVMIRDKPFVPVFTDPDELAAGLPDAEGRPVPMSELVSALPEEFGIVVDPTSAAEANFLHADVLAEMRAQMQSGVPTNDE; encoded by the coding sequence GTGAGCACCAATGAGACCAACGGATCAGCCTTCGGCCGAGGCGTCGACAAGGCCCCGCCGACCGCGGCCGCCGAACTCCGCCGCCGGATGGCAGCCTCGCCAGCGGGCTTCCTGCGGAGTGCGGCGTGGGTCCCCTGGAAGCCGGCGGGCGGTCCGGAGGCCGGCAGTGTCGCTCACGTCATGATCCGTGACAAGCCGTTCGTGCCCGTCTTCACCGACCCGGACGAACTCGCCGCCGGCCTGCCCGACGCCGAGGGCCGTCCGGTTCCGATGTCCGAGCTCGTGTCCGCGCTGCCCGAGGAGTTCGGGATCGTGGTCGACCCGACGAGCGCTGCCGAAGCGAACTTCCTGCACGCCGATGTCCTCGCCGAGATGCGGGCGCAGATGCAGAGCGGCGTCCCGACCAACGACGAGTGA
- a CDS encoding DUF6264 family protein, protein MDAPARSSGPADVGSSPESVRGSVPGSALDPLGSAPARFGREARHPLAGRRRVADMVASIALLVVLTLEALAAGWGIKLMSLAFVSCAAPGNTCNVGLGDSVVTVGPILIALVLVASIVVCILRLVRRRLAWPVVLVGMAAVVAVFFAALLLIESSVTHGI, encoded by the coding sequence ATGGACGCGCCCGCCCGGTCGTCCGGCCCGGCCGACGTCGGGTCGAGTCCGGAGTCGGTCCGAGGGTCGGTTCCGGGTTCGGCTCTCGATCCGCTCGGGTCGGCTCCGGCACGGTTCGGACGGGAGGCCCGCCACCCGTTGGCAGGACGCCGCCGCGTCGCTGACATGGTCGCCTCCATCGCCCTGCTCGTCGTGCTGACGCTCGAAGCGTTGGCAGCGGGGTGGGGCATCAAGCTCATGTCGTTGGCGTTCGTGTCGTGCGCGGCCCCGGGGAACACCTGCAACGTGGGGCTGGGCGACTCGGTCGTGACCGTCGGGCCGATACTGATCGCGCTGGTGCTGGTCGCCTCGATCGTGGTGTGCATCCTGCGGCTGGTGCGGCGTCGGCTGGCGTGGCCGGTCGTGCTCGTCGGGATGGCCGCCGTCGTCGCGGTGTTCTTCGCGGCGCTGCTGCTCATCGAGAGCTCGGTGACGCACGGCATCTGA
- a CDS encoding amino acid permease — MTTTTRTLFRRKPIETIDDDTGAEGGLKRHLGLWQLTAIGIGGIIGAGIFTLAGTVANGVAGPAVLISFLVAGVASAAAALSYAEFAGLIPKAGSAYTYGYAVLGEIVGWFIGWDLLLEYTAIVAVVAIGISGYVGFLVGQFGIDLPAWMLGAPGTGDGHVIDVFAIILCLVTAFVLTRGIRSAARFEFVAVGIKVALVVLIVVLGVFHINSANYSPYFPFGFGGVMTGAATVFFAVFGYDAMSTAAEESTDARKHMPKAILLSLGISMVLYVLATLVLTGMQKYTDIDPASGFSSAFASVGLGGVANVIAIGAIVGIVTVLVTFMLGASRVWFSMSRDGLMPKWFAKTDPKRHVPTRVTWILGIASAILAGVLPIGVVAELTNIGILLAFVVVCSAVIVLRYRQPDLDRQFTLPFMPVIPVIGVIASLWLVTFLQWETWVRFAIWFAIGLGVYFGYSRKHSKLAAAEPGNTEKRSA, encoded by the coding sequence GTGACGACGACGACACGCACGCTCTTCCGACGGAAGCCCATCGAGACGATCGATGACGACACCGGAGCCGAGGGTGGCCTGAAACGGCACCTCGGCCTCTGGCAGCTCACCGCGATCGGCATCGGCGGCATCATCGGCGCGGGGATCTTCACCCTCGCCGGCACCGTGGCGAACGGTGTCGCCGGTCCCGCGGTCCTCATCAGCTTCCTGGTCGCCGGCGTCGCGAGTGCCGCCGCAGCACTGTCGTACGCCGAGTTCGCCGGCCTGATCCCGAAGGCCGGCAGTGCGTACACGTACGGCTACGCGGTCCTCGGCGAGATCGTCGGGTGGTTCATCGGCTGGGACCTGCTGCTCGAGTACACCGCGATCGTGGCAGTGGTCGCGATCGGCATCTCGGGGTACGTCGGCTTCCTGGTGGGCCAGTTCGGCATCGACCTGCCCGCCTGGATGCTCGGCGCACCCGGCACCGGCGACGGCCACGTGATCGACGTCTTCGCGATCATCCTGTGCCTCGTCACCGCGTTCGTCCTCACCCGGGGCATCCGCAGCGCCGCCCGGTTCGAGTTCGTGGCCGTCGGCATCAAGGTGGCGCTCGTCGTGCTCATCGTCGTGCTCGGTGTGTTCCACATCAACAGCGCGAACTACTCCCCGTACTTCCCGTTCGGCTTCGGCGGCGTGATGACCGGTGCCGCGACGGTGTTCTTCGCGGTGTTCGGCTACGACGCCATGTCCACCGCGGCCGAGGAGTCGACCGACGCCCGCAAGCACATGCCGAAGGCGATCCTGCTGTCGCTCGGCATCTCGATGGTCCTGTACGTGCTGGCGACCCTCGTGCTGACCGGCATGCAGAAGTACACCGACATCGACCCGGCTTCGGGCTTCTCGTCGGCGTTCGCCTCGGTCGGGCTCGGCGGGGTCGCGAACGTCATCGCGATCGGCGCCATCGTCGGCATCGTCACGGTGCTCGTCACCTTCATGCTCGGCGCCAGCCGTGTCTGGTTCTCGATGAGCCGCGACGGCCTCATGCCGAAGTGGTTCGCGAAGACCGACCCGAAGCGCCACGTCCCGACCCGCGTGACCTGGATCCTCGGCATCGCGTCGGCGATCCTCGCGGGCGTCCTGCCGATCGGCGTCGTGGCCGAGCTCACGAACATCGGCATCCTGCTCGCGTTCGTGGTGGTCTGCTCCGCCGTGATCGTGCTCCGCTACCGGCAGCCCGACCTCGACCGCCAGTTCACGCTGCCGTTCATGCCGGTCATCCCGGTCATCGGCGTCATCGCGTCGCTGTGGCTCGTGACGTTCCTGCAGTGGGAGACGTGGGTGCGGTTCGCGATCTGGTTCGCGATCGGCCTGGGCGTGTACTTCGGGTACTCGCGGAAGCACAGCAAGCTGGCGGCAGCCGAGCCCGGGAACACCGAGAAGCGGTCGGCCTAG
- a CDS encoding DUF427 domain-containing protein, producing the protein MADTTDAVRVLETSHPPVYYLPMADLDLRPAQGSSMCEFKGRARYFDVVGGDGAVASRAAWNYPTPEPGYESLRDRVAIYPSAMDSCEVGGEVVQSQDGDFYGGWITSDVVGPFKGAPGTLGW; encoded by the coding sequence GTGGCCGACACGACTGACGCGGTGCGGGTCCTGGAGACCTCGCACCCGCCGGTGTACTACCTGCCGATGGCGGACCTCGACCTCCGGCCCGCCCAGGGGTCGAGCATGTGCGAGTTCAAGGGCCGTGCGCGGTACTTCGACGTGGTCGGCGGGGACGGCGCCGTCGCGAGCCGTGCCGCGTGGAACTACCCGACGCCCGAGCCCGGCTACGAATCGCTCCGGGACCGCGTCGCGATCTACCCGTCGGCGATGGACTCGTGCGAGGTCGGCGGCGAGGTCGTGCAGTCGCAGGACGGCGACTTCTACGGCGGCTGGATCACGTCGGACGTCGTCGGACCGTTCAAGGGGGCGCCGGGCACGCTCGGCTGGTGA
- a CDS encoding DEAD/DEAH box helicase, whose amino-acid sequence MPAAPMIDAVDVIRFVGPQTFGRARDVVRAGLVDDAVWNADDGTVTATVSGTADDPYACRIDMTVARGDFIRPVRSTCSCPLGGDCKHVAAALLTINARALAANAGPRPEAPAPPPSDWRHDLARLAGDDAQAVTPQSTRMGLQFELRDAVPAALAARARAAGRALPAPSRSVRLGVRPVTRSDAGNWVRGQLTWGTLPYSQNRLGLGAEQHGWFMQLAALHRAGQLAGLPGESDWLHLDDFRSPLLWPLLRQASALGIAFVTGKREGGAVLGEQAQVLLDVARHDDAVVIGASAVLDGRPVVHGAARMVGDHGVYVFRESPEFTVGLAPTPTPVPEDQRRMLLEGTRITVPTAEVDEFLADWSPRLRGALGLVSSDGSVELPERTPPELVLTATFEPARAPRTDDRVHLHWRWHVDGRKDPVSLHGPLPDLSGLRAADDPASTDDPADAAEALDPATSTAPADDATAAEPPVRPAGPGGGLDWFQDGTVDGADVAVFANEFLPELPAFGVRTVVQGERLDYERLSGRPHIRVTTMPSDKHDWFDLGIIVSVNGKQIPFTPLLTALAGRQRRLKLVDNSYLSLADPAFDRLKELIDEARDLDEWEPDQPIQVTPLQAGLWTEFDLLADETSHDERWQEITAGLMGATPPGDVPVPDTVHAELRPYQHAGYAWLSFLASHGIGGVLADDMGLGKTLQVLAMVAARRAADPEAPPFLVVAPTSVVGNWVAEAAKFTPSLRVSAVTSTSLKDPGLVARTASQADVVVTSYALLRLDSPAWTDLPWSALVLDEAQFVKNPQSQTHRVASELQAPVKFAITGTPLENGLTDLWALFHIVAPGLLSTWTRFGDDYVKPLASPDLRGEARQQLTAKLRRRIRPLMLRRTKQAVAADLPPKQEQVVRVTLDPAHRELYERTLNRERLKVLDLIDDLSKNRMIVFRSLTLLRMLALSPALVSNGSGSADPDVTSPSTPIPSAKLDLLLDELEQLAAEGRRALVFSQFTSFLRMVSDALDERGVGYEYLDGSTRKRPEVIERFRQGTAPAFLISLKAGGFGLTLTEADTVFVLDPWWNPAAESQAVDRTHRIGQTRSVSVQRFIAEDTIEEKVLALAARKAELFATMIDDDALFAEDLTADDIRSLLA is encoded by the coding sequence GTGCCAGCAGCCCCGATGATCGACGCCGTCGACGTCATCCGCTTCGTCGGGCCGCAGACCTTCGGTCGCGCGCGCGACGTCGTCCGCGCGGGCCTGGTCGACGACGCCGTCTGGAACGCCGACGACGGCACCGTCACGGCGACCGTGTCCGGCACCGCCGACGACCCCTACGCGTGCCGCATCGACATGACCGTGGCCCGCGGCGACTTCATCCGGCCGGTCCGCAGCACGTGCAGCTGCCCCCTCGGCGGGGACTGCAAGCACGTCGCCGCTGCGCTGCTCACCATCAACGCCCGCGCCCTGGCCGCGAACGCCGGCCCGCGTCCGGAAGCGCCGGCTCCGCCGCCCTCGGACTGGAGGCACGACCTCGCCCGCCTCGCCGGTGACGACGCGCAGGCGGTCACCCCGCAGAGCACCCGCATGGGTCTGCAGTTCGAGTTGCGTGACGCGGTCCCCGCTGCGCTCGCGGCCCGAGCCCGGGCCGCCGGGCGCGCCCTGCCGGCGCCGTCCCGCAGCGTGCGGCTCGGGGTCCGGCCGGTGACCCGGAGCGACGCCGGCAACTGGGTGCGCGGGCAGCTGACCTGGGGCACGCTCCCCTACTCGCAGAACCGCCTTGGCCTCGGCGCCGAGCAGCACGGGTGGTTCATGCAGCTCGCGGCCCTGCACCGCGCCGGGCAGCTCGCTGGGCTGCCCGGCGAGAGCGACTGGCTCCACCTCGACGACTTCCGCAGTCCGCTGCTGTGGCCGTTGCTCCGGCAGGCGTCGGCGCTCGGCATCGCCTTCGTGACCGGCAAGCGCGAGGGTGGCGCGGTCCTCGGCGAGCAGGCCCAGGTGCTGCTCGACGTCGCCCGGCACGACGACGCCGTGGTGATCGGTGCGAGCGCGGTGCTCGACGGCCGCCCGGTCGTCCACGGTGCAGCGCGGATGGTCGGCGACCACGGTGTGTACGTGTTCCGCGAGAGCCCCGAGTTCACGGTCGGACTCGCACCGACCCCGACGCCCGTGCCCGAGGACCAACGCCGCATGCTCCTCGAGGGCACCCGCATCACGGTGCCGACGGCCGAGGTCGACGAGTTCCTGGCCGACTGGTCCCCCCGACTGCGCGGTGCCCTCGGACTCGTCAGCTCCGACGGGTCGGTCGAGCTGCCCGAGCGCACGCCGCCCGAGCTCGTGCTCACGGCGACGTTCGAGCCGGCCCGCGCGCCCCGCACCGACGACCGGGTGCACCTGCACTGGCGCTGGCACGTCGACGGCCGCAAGGACCCGGTCTCGCTGCACGGGCCGCTCCCCGACCTGTCCGGGCTGCGCGCCGCGGACGATCCCGCCAGCACCGACGATCCTGCGGACGCGGCCGAAGCCCTGGACCCGGCCACGTCGACGGCGCCGGCCGACGACGCGACGGCAGCCGAGCCTCCCGTCCGCCCTGCCGGCCCCGGTGGCGGACTGGACTGGTTCCAGGACGGCACCGTCGACGGAGCCGACGTCGCGGTGTTCGCGAACGAGTTCCTGCCCGAGCTGCCGGCGTTCGGCGTCCGGACCGTCGTGCAGGGCGAGCGGCTCGACTACGAGCGGCTGAGCGGGCGGCCACACATCCGCGTCACGACGATGCCGTCGGACAAGCACGACTGGTTCGACCTCGGGATCATCGTCAGTGTCAACGGCAAGCAGATCCCGTTCACGCCGCTGCTCACCGCACTCGCGGGTCGACAGCGGCGACTCAAGCTCGTCGACAACTCCTACCTGTCACTGGCCGACCCCGCGTTCGACCGGCTCAAGGAACTCATCGACGAGGCCCGCGACCTCGACGAGTGGGAGCCCGACCAGCCGATCCAGGTGACGCCGCTGCAGGCCGGGCTGTGGACCGAGTTCGACCTGCTCGCCGACGAGACCTCGCACGACGAACGCTGGCAGGAGATCACCGCGGGGCTGATGGGGGCGACTCCCCCGGGCGACGTCCCCGTGCCGGACACCGTGCACGCCGAACTGCGGCCGTACCAGCACGCCGGGTACGCGTGGCTGTCGTTCCTGGCGTCGCACGGCATCGGCGGGGTGCTGGCCGACGACATGGGCCTCGGCAAGACCCTGCAGGTGCTCGCGATGGTCGCCGCCCGCCGTGCAGCAGACCCCGAGGCGCCGCCGTTCCTCGTCGTCGCGCCCACCTCGGTCGTCGGCAACTGGGTGGCCGAGGCCGCGAAGTTCACGCCGTCACTGCGGGTGTCCGCCGTCACCTCGACGTCACTGAAGGACCCCGGGCTCGTCGCCCGCACCGCGTCGCAGGCCGACGTCGTCGTGACCTCGTACGCGCTGCTCCGGCTCGACTCCCCGGCGTGGACCGACCTGCCGTGGTCGGCGCTCGTGCTCGACGAGGCGCAGTTCGTGAAGAACCCGCAGTCGCAGACCCACCGGGTGGCGTCCGAGCTGCAGGCACCGGTGAAGTTCGCGATCACCGGCACCCCGCTCGAGAACGGGCTGACCGACCTGTGGGCGCTGTTCCACATCGTCGCGCCCGGACTGCTGTCCACGTGGACCCGGTTCGGCGACGACTACGTGAAGCCGCTCGCCTCGCCCGACCTGCGGGGCGAGGCCCGTCAGCAACTGACCGCGAAGCTCCGGCGTCGGATCCGGCCGCTCATGCTCCGCCGGACGAAGCAGGCCGTCGCCGCCGACCTGCCACCGAAGCAGGAGCAGGTCGTCCGCGTCACGCTCGACCCGGCGCACCGCGAACTGTACGAGCGCACGCTCAACCGCGAGCGGCTGAAGGTCCTCGACCTCATCGACGACCTGTCGAAGAACCGGATGATCGTGTTCCGGTCGCTGACGCTCCTGCGGATGCTCGCGCTGTCGCCCGCGCTGGTCTCGAACGGTTCGGGCTCAGCGGATCCGGACGTCACGTCTCCGTCGACGCCGATCCCCTCCGCAAAGCTCGACCTGCTGCTCGACGAGCTCGAACAGCTCGCCGCCGAGGGCCGCCGCGCCCTGGTGTTCAGCCAGTTCACGTCGTTCCTGCGGATGGTGTCGGACGCCCTCGACGAGCGGGGTGTCGGCTACGAGTACCTCGACGGGTCGACCCGCAAGCGCCCGGAGGTCATCGAGCGCTTCCGGCAGGGCACCGCGCCGGCGTTCCTCATCTCGCTGAAGGCCGGCGGCTTCGGGCTCACCCTGACCGAGGCGGACACCGTGTTCGTCCTGGACCCGTGGTGGAACCCCGCCGCCGAGTCGCAGGCCGTCGACCGCACCCACCGCATCGGGCAGACCCGGTCGGTCAGTGTGCAGCGCTTCATCGCCGAGGACACCATCGAGGAGAAGGTCCTCGCCCTCGCCGCGCGCAAGGCCGAACTGTTCGCCACGATGATCGACGACGACGCACTGTTCGCCGAGGACCTGACGGCCGACGACATCCGCTCGCTGCTCGCCTGA
- a CDS encoding SDR family oxidoreductase: MPGTNAVTSRFADRVVLITGGGSGLGRATAVRLAAEGAALSLVDVSEQGLDVTKAAVLEATPDAQVLTTVADVSDEAQVDAYVTATTERFGRIDGFFNNAGIEGKQNPTESFTAAEFDKVVSINLRGVFLGLEKVLKVMREQGSGMVVNTASVGGIRGIGNQSGYAAAKHGVVGLTRNSAVEYGRYGIRINAIAPGAIWTPMVENSMKQLDAENPRKAAEEFIQVNPTKRYGEAPEIAAVVAFLLSDDASYVNATVVPIDGGQSAAY; this comes from the coding sequence ATGCCCGGAACCAACGCCGTCACGTCCCGCTTCGCCGACCGCGTCGTCCTCATCACCGGCGGCGGCTCCGGCCTCGGCCGCGCCACCGCCGTCCGCCTGGCCGCCGAGGGCGCCGCACTCTCCCTCGTCGACGTCTCCGAGCAGGGACTCGACGTCACGAAGGCCGCCGTGCTCGAGGCCACCCCGGATGCACAGGTCCTGACGACCGTCGCCGACGTCTCCGACGAGGCCCAGGTCGACGCCTACGTCACAGCCACCACCGAGCGCTTCGGCCGCATCGACGGCTTCTTCAACAACGCCGGCATCGAGGGCAAGCAGAACCCCACGGAGTCCTTCACCGCCGCCGAGTTCGACAAGGTCGTTTCGATCAACCTGCGTGGCGTGTTCCTCGGCCTCGAGAAGGTGCTCAAGGTCATGCGTGAGCAGGGCTCCGGCATGGTCGTGAACACCGCGAGCGTCGGCGGCATCCGCGGCATCGGCAACCAGTCCGGGTACGCCGCCGCCAAGCACGGCGTCGTCGGCCTGACCCGCAACTCCGCCGTCGAGTACGGCCGCTACGGCATCCGCATCAACGCCATCGCCCCCGGCGCCATCTGGACCCCCATGGTCGAGAACTCGATGAAGCAGCTCGACGCGGAGAACCCCCGCAAGGCCGCCGAGGAGTTCATCCAGGTCAACCCGACGAAGCGCTACGGCGAGGCCCCCGAGATCGCTGCCGTCGTCGCGTTCCTGCTGTCCGACGACGCGTCCTACGTCAACGCGACGGTCGTCCCCATCGACGGCGGGCAGTCGGCCGCGTACTGA
- a CDS encoding aldo/keto reductase, whose product MTDYANPSVSVTGGSMPLLGFGTWQIPDGEAPAAVGEALAAGYRHIDTATGYSNQRGVGKALAASGLAREDVFVTTKLPPDNADRVRETIEESLDQLGLDHLDLWLVHWPPNGAARPDVWEQVVQAQSDGLTRAVGVSNYSLDQIDELVTATGTTPAVNQIKWSPVEYDRTIADGLAERGVVLEGYSPFKASNLQDPTLLDIATAHDADSAQVIVAWHVAHGFVVIPKSSNPERIRSNAAGARIELSADEVTAIDALAR is encoded by the coding sequence ATGACCGATTACGCGAATCCGTCCGTGTCCGTCACCGGTGGGTCGATGCCGCTCCTGGGCTTCGGCACCTGGCAGATCCCCGACGGCGAGGCGCCCGCCGCCGTCGGCGAAGCGCTGGCGGCCGGGTACCGCCACATCGACACCGCCACGGGCTACAGCAACCAGCGCGGCGTCGGGAAAGCCCTCGCCGCGTCCGGCCTCGCCCGCGAAGACGTGTTCGTGACGACGAAGCTGCCGCCGGACAACGCCGACCGCGTGCGCGAGACGATCGAGGAGAGCCTCGACCAGCTGGGCCTCGACCACCTGGACCTCTGGCTCGTGCACTGGCCGCCGAACGGTGCAGCCCGTCCCGACGTGTGGGAGCAGGTCGTGCAGGCCCAGTCCGACGGGCTGACCCGAGCCGTGGGTGTGAGCAACTACTCGCTCGACCAGATCGACGAGCTCGTGACAGCGACCGGGACGACTCCCGCTGTGAACCAGATCAAGTGGAGCCCGGTCGAGTACGACCGGACGATCGCGGATGGTCTCGCCGAACGCGGGGTCGTCCTCGAGGGCTACAGCCCCTTCAAGGCGAGCAACCTGCAGGACCCGACGCTGCTCGACATCGCGACCGCACACGACGCCGACAGCGCCCAGGTCATCGTCGCGTGGCACGTTGCGCACGGCTTCGTCGTCATCCCGAAGTCGTCGAACCCGGAGCGCATCCGGTCGAACGCCGCCGGGGCCCGCATCGAGCTCTCGGCGGACGAGGTCACGGCGATCGACGCGCTCGCACGCTGA
- a CDS encoding GOLPH3/VPS74 family protein: MAEQLTVPQAFALLQIEPDGRKSLDGQTLDTGLAGAVLADLALRGAVSLQNGLVTVVDGAATGDPVLDGVVGSIAAAGTPRKAKWWVSRLGKQRLRDDVFAGLVERGIISVEQGKVLGLFPTTKHPERDGAPEALLRSGIADVLARRAGPTPFSAAVVGLLDATNTLRKQFGAADKDLVKEITSGTWASPAVKAVLEEIQAAAMIAIMAATTATTTTIVTS, from the coding sequence ATGGCTGAGCAACTCACGGTCCCGCAGGCGTTTGCGCTCCTCCAGATCGAACCCGATGGCCGGAAGTCCCTCGACGGGCAGACGTTGGACACCGGTCTCGCGGGAGCGGTCCTCGCCGACCTGGCGCTCCGCGGTGCGGTCTCGCTGCAGAACGGCCTGGTCACCGTCGTCGACGGCGCTGCCACTGGCGACCCGGTACTCGACGGCGTCGTCGGCTCGATCGCGGCGGCCGGTACACCGCGCAAGGCGAAGTGGTGGGTGAGCCGGCTCGGCAAGCAGCGGCTCCGCGACGACGTCTTCGCCGGACTCGTCGAGCGAGGGATCATCAGCGTCGAGCAGGGCAAGGTGCTCGGGCTCTTCCCCACCACGAAGCACCCGGAGCGCGACGGAGCCCCGGAGGCACTGCTGCGATCCGGCATCGCGGACGTCCTGGCTCGGCGCGCGGGCCCGACGCCGTTCTCCGCCGCGGTCGTCGGGCTGCTCGACGCGACGAACACGCTGCGCAAGCAGTTCGGCGCCGCCGACAAGGACCTGGTGAAGGAGATCACCTCGGGCACCTGGGCGAGCCCCGCGGTGAAGGCAGTTCTCGAGGAGATCCAAGCCGCGGCGATGATCGCCATCATGGCGGCGACCACCGCGACGACGACCACGATCGTCACGAGCTGA